A genomic stretch from Rhodobacterales bacterium HKCCA1288 includes:
- a CDS encoding Hsp20 family protein — MRNYDLTPLYRATVGFDRMADLLDSLLTQETGANSYPPYNIEKTDENTYRISIAVAGFSEAELRVEQRETELVIAARKEKDDTARTYLHRGIATRAFEKRFQLADHVRVTQASHENGMLHVDLLREVPEAKKPRQIAITSGKASKQTPALEVTDIEV; from the coding sequence ATGCGAAACTACGACCTAACCCCCCTATACCGCGCCACTGTCGGCTTTGATCGAATGGCCGATTTGTTAGACAGCCTGCTGACGCAGGAAACGGGCGCGAACAGCTATCCCCCCTATAATATCGAAAAAACCGATGAGAATACCTATCGCATCTCAATCGCTGTTGCGGGTTTTTCAGAGGCTGAATTGCGTGTTGAGCAACGCGAGACGGAACTGGTCATCGCGGCCCGCAAAGAGAAAGACGACACCGCCCGCACCTATTTGCATCGTGGCATTGCGACCCGCGCTTTTGAGAAGCGGTTCCAATTGGCCGATCATGTGCGCGTGACCCAAGCAAGCCATGAGAACGGCATGTTGCATGTCGATCTCTTGCGTGAGGTGCCAGAGGCAAAAAAACCGCGTCAGATTGCAATCACATCTGGCAAGGCATCCAAACAAACACCTGCACTTGAAGTGACAGATATAGAGGTCTGA
- the miaB gene encoding tRNA (N6-isopentenyl adenosine(37)-C2)-methylthiotransferase MiaB — protein MTEPKKLFVKTYGCQMNVYDSERMAEALSGQGYEQVGSAEEADMILLNTCHIREKASEKIYSELGRLKPLRDDNPNLKIGVAGCVAQAEGEEIMRRQPIVDLVVGPQTYHRLPAMMRAVEAGEKALDTDFPEEDKFLHLPKDRRAKRGPCAFLTVQEGCDKFCAFCVVPYTRGAEVSRPVARILGEARDLVERGVREITLLGQNVNAYHGQDEDGREWGLARLIRELAKIEDLARIRFTTSHPNDMEDDLIAAFGDCDKLMPYLHLPVQSGSDRILKAMNRKHTAQDYLDLIARIRDARPDLLLSGDFIVGFPGETDEDFAQTMDLVRKVNYGQAYSFKYSARPGTPAAERADVAPEIADSRLQELQALLTEQQRAAQDGMVGRELPVLFEKHGRQEGQLIGKSGYLHSVHAVAPAELIGQVAMVRIIKSATNSLTGALV, from the coding sequence ATGACTGAACCCAAAAAGCTATTCGTGAAAACCTATGGCTGCCAGATGAATGTCTATGACAGCGAGCGTATGGCAGAGGCGCTGTCTGGTCAGGGTTATGAGCAGGTGGGCAGTGCGGAAGAAGCGGATATGATCCTGCTGAATACGTGCCACATTCGCGAGAAGGCATCGGAAAAGATCTATTCGGAATTGGGCCGCCTGAAACCTTTGCGCGATGACAACCCCAATCTGAAAATTGGTGTTGCGGGCTGTGTCGCGCAGGCCGAAGGCGAAGAGATTATGCGCCGTCAACCGATTGTGGACTTGGTCGTTGGCCCGCAAACCTATCACCGCCTTCCTGCCATGATGCGCGCGGTTGAGGCAGGGGAAAAGGCCCTTGATACGGATTTCCCCGAAGAAGATAAGTTTCTGCATCTGCCAAAAGATCGCCGTGCCAAGCGCGGGCCTTGTGCGTTTTTAACGGTGCAGGAAGGCTGCGACAAATTCTGTGCGTTTTGCGTTGTGCCCTATACCCGCGGCGCTGAGGTCAGTCGCCCCGTTGCGCGCATTTTGGGGGAGGCGCGCGATCTGGTCGAACGCGGCGTGCGCGAAATCACGCTTTTGGGGCAAAATGTGAATGCCTATCACGGCCAAGATGAGGATGGGCGTGAATGGGGGCTTGCGCGCCTGATCCGTGAATTGGCGAAAATCGAAGATTTGGCGCGTATCCGCTTTACCACATCGCACCCCAATGACATGGAAGATGACCTGATCGCGGCTTTTGGCGATTGTGATAAGCTGATGCCCTATCTTCATTTGCCTGTGCAATCGGGGTCTGATCGTATTCTCAAAGCGATGAATCGCAAACATACCGCGCAGGACTATCTCGACCTGATCGCACGCATCCGTGACGCGCGCCCTGATTTGTTGCTGTCAGGGGATTTCATCGTGGGCTTCCCCGGCGAGACAGATGAAGATTTTGCGCAAACGATGGATTTGGTGCGCAAAGTGAATTACGGACAGGCCTATTCCTTCAAATATTCCGCGCGTCCCGGCACGCCCGCGGCCGAGCGTGCAGATGTTGCGCCTGAGATTGCAGATTCCCGTTTGCAAGAACTGCAGGCGCTTTTGACCGAACAACAAAGGGCGGCTCAAGACGGCATGGTGGGGCGCGAACTGCCAGTTCTGTTTGAAAAGCATGGGCGCCAAGAGGGGCAATTGATTGGAAAATCGGGCTATTTGCATTCGGTTCATGCTGTCGCGCCTGCTGAATTAATTGGTCAAGTGGCAATGGTTCGAATCATTAAGTCTGCCACCAATTCCTTGACAGGCGCGTTGGTATAG
- a CDS encoding OmpA family protein: MHWVADGGLEGYMEGRVNPQTGMPVCMRVNTCAVTNSDVLFATDSAHLTANGRAQLEQFFRSAGAFAYAIYGHTDARASDEYNIRLSQARAESVANVARGVGARVAREIGYGERRPIAPNDSASNMQRNRRVEIVCYR; the protein is encoded by the coding sequence ATGCATTGGGTCGCCGATGGCGGTCTTGAGGGCTACATGGAGGGACGTGTGAATCCCCAAACGGGGATGCCTGTCTGCATGCGCGTCAACACCTGCGCAGTGACGAATAGCGATGTTCTTTTCGCGACAGACAGCGCGCATTTGACCGCAAATGGTCGCGCGCAGTTGGAACAGTTTTTCCGCTCGGCGGGTGCGTTTGCCTATGCGATTTATGGGCATACTGATGCGCGCGCCTCAGATGAATACAATATCCGCCTCTCCCAGGCCCGCGCCGAATCGGTGGCCAATGTGGCGCGCGGTGTTGGGGCGCGCGTGGCGCGTGAAATTGGCTATGGCGAACGCCGACCAATTGCACCCAATGACAGCGCCTCCAATATGCAGCGCAACCGCCGCGTTGAAATCGTATGTTATAGATGA
- a CDS encoding PhoH family protein, whose product MLALSTLSAPATPKSGPPADLQLSFPDNRLLIDLCGEFDRNLTQIETTLSVQIIRRGNQLAVHGEARERAAEVLGSLYARLEAGKSVEAEDVEGAIRMRGSVEGTGVRAGDQIEMFGASSLEIGTRKKTVEPRTDAQKAYVQNLLKNELAFGIGPAGTGKTYLAVAVAVNRLINGHVDRIILSRPAVEAGERLGFLPGDMKDKVDPYMQPLYDALHDFLPGRQLQKLMEEKTIEIAPLAFMRGRTLANAYVVLDEAQNATTMQIKMFLTRLGRGSRMVITGDRSQVDLPRGVNSGLAEAERILGAVSGISFNYFTAKDVVRHPMVAKIIEAYDADEVKG is encoded by the coding sequence ATGTTGGCATTGTCCACGTTGAGCGCACCCGCCACCCCTAAATCTGGCCCCCCTGCGGATTTGCAGCTGAGCTTTCCTGACAATCGCCTTCTGATCGACCTTTGTGGAGAATTCGACCGAAATCTCACGCAAATTGAAACAACGCTGTCGGTGCAGATCATTCGCCGTGGCAACCAATTGGCCGTGCATGGCGAGGCGCGGGAGCGCGCGGCCGAAGTTTTGGGCAGTCTCTACGCGCGATTAGAGGCAGGAAAATCAGTAGAGGCCGAAGATGTCGAGGGCGCAATCCGTATGCGTGGCTCTGTTGAGGGGACAGGCGTTCGCGCAGGTGACCAGATTGAAATGTTTGGTGCATCCTCGTTGGAAATCGGCACCCGCAAGAAAACGGTCGAGCCCCGCACCGATGCGCAAAAAGCCTATGTTCAAAACTTGCTAAAAAACGAACTGGCCTTTGGGATTGGCCCAGCGGGAACGGGTAAAACCTATTTGGCGGTTGCTGTCGCTGTAAACCGCTTGATCAATGGCCATGTGGATCGGATCATCTTGTCGCGCCCTGCTGTGGAAGCGGGCGAGCGTTTGGGATTCTTGCCTGGGGATATGAAGGACAAGGTCGATCCCTATATGCAGCCCCTTTATGATGCGCTGCACGATTTTCTGCCCGGTCGGCAATTGCAGAAATTGATGGAAGAAAAAACCATTGAAATTGCACCTTTGGCGTTCATGCGGGGGCGGACATTGGCCAATGCCTATGTCGTTTTGGACGAAGCCCAAAACGCAACCACAATGCAAATTAAGATGTTCTTGACCCGTCTGGGACGCGGCAGCCGCATGGTTATCACGGGTGATCGCAGTCAGGTTGATTTGCCGCGTGGCGTAAATTCTGGCCTTGCTGAGGCCGAACGCATTTTGGGTGCTGTCTCAGGGATCAGCTTTAACTATTTCACCGCAAAAGATGTGGTGCGTCATCCGATGGTCGCCAAGATTATCGAGGCCTATGACGCCGATGAGGTTAAAGGTTAG